The Thamnophis elegans isolate rThaEle1 chromosome Z, rThaEle1.pri, whole genome shotgun sequence genome contains a region encoding:
- the SLC25A11 gene encoding mitochondrial 2-oxoglutarate/malate carrier protein: MATAAGAASGPGKPKTSPKSVKFLFGGLAGMAATVFVQPLDLVKNRMQLSGEGAKTREYKTSLHAVGSILRQEGLRGIYTGLSAGLLRQATYTTTRLGIYTVLFERLTGPDGTPPGFLLKALIGMTAGATGAFVGTPAEVALIRMTADGRLPPEQRRGYSNVFNALLRITREEGIPTLWRGCVPTMARAVVVNAAQLASYSQSKQFLMDSGYFQDNILCHFCASMISGLVTTAASMPVDIAKTRIQNMRMIDGKPEYRNGLDVLAKVVRYEGFFSLWKGFTPYYARLGPHTVLTFIFLEQMNKFYGKFFLGT; this comes from the exons ATGGCGACGGCGGCGGGGGCGGCGAGTGGTCCGGGGAAGCCGAAGACCTCGCCCAAGTCCGTCAAGTTCCTCTTCGGCGGCCTGGCCGG gatGGCGGCCACGGTCTTCGTGCAGCCGCTGGACCTGGTGAAGAACCGGATGCAGCTGAGCGGGGAGGGCGCCAAGACGCGCGAGTACAAGACCAGCCTGCACGCCGTGGGCAGCATCCTCCGCCAGGAGGGGCTGCGCGGCATCTACACCGG CCTCTCAGCGGGGCTGCTCCGCCAGGCCACCTACACGACCACCCGGCTGGGCATCTACACCGTCCTCTTCGAGCGGCTGACGGGCCCCGACGGGACGCCCCCCGGCTTCCTCCTCAAGGCGCTCATCGGCATGACGGCTGGCGCCACGGGGGCCTTTGTGGGCACCCCCGCCGAGGTGGCCCTCATCCGCATGACCGCCGACGGCAG GCTGCCCCCCGAGCAGCGCCGCGGCTACAGCAACGTCTTCAACGCGCTGCTGCGGATCACCCGCGAGGAAGGCATCCCCACGCTCTGGAGG GGATGCGTGCCCACTATGGCCCGGGCAGTGGTCGTCAACGCAGCCCAGCTGGCATCCTACTCCCAGTCAAAGCAGTTCCTCATGGACTCAG GGTACTTCCAAGACAACATCTTGTGCCACTTCTGTGCCAGCATGATTAGCGGGTTGGTGACGACGGCGGCCTCCATGCCCGTAGACATTGCCAAGACCAG GATCCAGAACATGCGGATGATTGACGGGAAGCCCGAGTACCGGAACGGACTG GACGTGCTGGCGAAGGTCGTCCGCTACGAAGGCTTCTTCAGCCTCTGGAAGGGCTTCACGCCCTACTACGCCCGCCTGGGACCCCACACCGTCCTCACCTTCATCTTCCTGGAGCAGATGAACAAGTTCTACGGGAAGTTCTTCCTCGGGACCTGA
- the SPAG7 gene encoding sperm-associated antigen 7, with translation MADLLGSILSSMEPPPGLDDREARRAREQSARLRTLQEQEKRQKAAFRKRMEREVSAFLQESAEPRRRFRPMGKIERSILHDVAEVAGLASFSFGDDEDSRYVMLFKKEFAPCDEELEAYRRGEEWDPRQAEERRRMKEAAQRQAEEEALRGPAEVTPPSDYKDKYSHLIGRVAAKDAAQAMEANKAYGCVPVANKRDTRSIEEAMNEIRAKKRLRQSEEEAKSS, from the exons ATGGCGGACCTGCTGGGCTCCATCCTGAGCTCCATGGAGCCGCCGCCCGGGCTGGACGACCGCGAGGCCCGGCGCGCCAGAG AGCAGAGCGCGCGGCTGCGGACGCTGCAGGAGCAGGAGAAGCGCCAGAAGGCCGCCTTCCGCAAGAGG aTGGAGCGGGAGGTCTCGGCCTTCCTGCAGGAGAGCGCGGAGCCCCGCAGACGCTTCCGCCCCATGGGGAAGATCGAGCGCAGCATCct GCACGACGTGGCGGAGGTGGCCGGCCTGGCGTCCTTCTCCTTCGGCGACGACGAGGACTCCCGCTACGTCATGCTCTTCAAGAAG GAGTTCGCACCCTGCGATGAGGAGCTGGAGGCCTACCGGCGCGGGGAGGAGTGGGACCCCCGGCAGGCAGAGGAGCGGCGCCGGATGAAG gAAGCGGCGCAGCGTCAGGCGGAGGAGGAGGCCCTGCGTGGGCCGGCGGAGGTGACCCCTCCCAGCGACTACAAGGACAAGTACAGCCACCTGATCGGCCGGGTGGCCGCCAAGGACGCCGCCCAGGCCATGGAGGCCAACAAGGCCTACGGCTGCG TGCCGGTGGCCAACAAGAGGGACACGCGCTCCATCGAGGAGGCCATGAACGAGATCCGGGCCAAGAAGCGGCTGCGCCAGAGCGAGGAGGAGGCCAAGAGCTCCTAG
- the RNF167 gene encoding E3 ubiquitin-protein ligase RNF167, which yields MQPRHLLPAAAAFVLPVCLLWELPAAKGYIHAVSDHNTSMEFSDLPAIFGYPLPREGLVGLLVEARPANACLPLQAPPSNSSVFIALVRRFNCSFDIKVYNAQQAGFLGVIVHNVGSDELLNMVWEDDQLRRHITVPSVFTGETAATYLRSLFTYERGAHVVLIPEYIFPLGYYLIPFTGVVGVVIAVMCTILIVRCVQHRKRLRKDRLSKEQLKKIPLHKYRKGDEYDVCAICLEEYEDGDRLRILPCSHAYHCKCVDPWLTQTKKTCPVCKQRVMRSPEDSDSEGEEGSDRAVPAQSEAGPLDLGHEEEEDDDSERTPLLRPSPSTAVAPPCFGSMARSAPSSPQGLLAEDPPSQSQLLV from the exons ATGCAGCCCAGGCACCTCCTGCCAGCCGCCGCTGCCTTCGTCCTGCCAGTCTGCCTGTTGTGGGAGCTGCCGGCCGCAAAGGGCTACATCCACGCG GTCTCGGACCACAATACCAGCATGGAGTTCTCCGACCTGCCGGCCATTTTCGGGTACCCGCTGCCCCGGGAAGGACTCGTG GGTCTCCTGGTGGAAGCCAGGCCGGCCAATGCCTGCCTGCCCCTCCAGGCACCTCCGTCCAACAGCAGCGTCTTCATCGCCCTCGTCCGGCGGTTCAACTGCAGCTTCGACATTAAG GTCTACAACGCTCAGCAGGCCGGTTTCCTGGGCGTCATTGTGCACAACGTTGGGTCGGATGAGCTGCTGAACATGGTCTGGGAGGACG ACCAGCTGCGCAGGCACATCACCGTCCCCTCCGTCTTCACGGGAGAAACGGCGGCCACCTACCTGCGGAGCCTCTTCACCTACGAGAGAGG ggCCCACGTCGTCCTGATCCCCGAGTACATTTTCCCGCTGGGCTACTACCTCATCCCCTTCACGGGCGTGGTGGGCGTGGTGATTGCCGTGATGTGCACCATCCTG ATTGTCCGTTGTGTGCAACATCGCAAGCGGCTGCGGAAGGACCGTCTGTCCAAGGAGCAGCTGAAGAAGATCCCCCTGCACAAGTACCGGAAAG GGGACGAGTATGACGTCTGCGCCATCTGCCTGGAAGAGTACGAGGATGGGGACCGGCTGCGAATCCTGCCCTGCTCCCACG CCTACCACTGCAAGTGTGTGGACCCCTGGCTGACCCAGACCAAGAAGACCTGTCCCGTGTGCAAGCAGCGCGTCATGCGCTCCCCGGAGGACTCGGACtcggaaggggaagagggcagcGACCGGGCCGTGCCTGCCCAGAGCGAGGCGGGGCCCTTGGACTTGGGgcacgaggaggaagaggacgatgACTCTGAGCGGACCCCCTTGCTGCGCCCCTCACCCAGCACGGCCGTGGCCCCCCCCTGCTTTGGCAGCATGGCCCGGTcagccccctccagcccccaggggcTCCTGGCCGAGGACCCTCCCTCACAGAGCCAGCTGCTGGTCTAG
- the ENO3 gene encoding beta-enolase: MSIQKIHAREILDSRGNPTVEVDLHTAKGRFRAAVPSGASTGIYEALELRDGDKARYLGKGVLKAVEHINKTIAPVLIEKKISVVEQEKIDHVMIELDGTENKSKFGANAILGVSLAVCKAGAAEKGIPLYRHIADLAGNKELILPVPAFNVINGGSHAGNKLAMQEFMILPVGASTFKEAMRIGAEVYHNLKAVIKNKYGKDATNVGDEGGFAPNILENNEALELLKSAIEKAGYPDKIVIGMDVAASEFFRKGKYDLDFKSPDDPNRYISGEKLGELYQSFIKNYPVVSIEDPFDQDDWDTWKNFLTKVQIQIVGDDLTVTNPKRIQKAVEQKACNCLLLKVNQIGSVTESIQACKLAQSNGWGVMVSHRSGETEDTFIADLVVGLCTGQIKTGAPCRSERLAKYNQLMRIEEELADKAVFAGRKFRHPLAK; this comes from the exons ATGTCGATCCAGAAGATCCATGCCCGTGAAATCCTTGACTCCCGGGGGAACCCGACGGTGGAGGTGGACCTGCACACCGCCAAAG GTCGCTTCCGGGCTGCAGTGCCCAGTGGGGCATCTACTGGCATCTACGAAGCCCTGGAGCTGCGGGATGGAGACAAAGCCAGGTACCTGGGCAAAG GGGTGTTGAAGGCCGTGGAGCACATCAACAAGACGATTGCCCCAGTCCTGATTGAGAAG AAAATTAGCGTCGTTGAGCAGGAAAAGATCGACCATGTTATGATCGAATTGGACGGAACGGAGAACAAAT CCAAGTTTGGGGCCAACGCCATCCTGGGGGTCTCCCTGGCTGTGTGCAAGGCTGGGGCGGCCGAAAAGGGGATCCCCCTCTACCGCCACATCGCGGACCTTGCTGGGAACAAGGAGCTCATCCTGCCAGTGCCG GCTTTCAACGTGATCAACGGGGGCTCCCACGCGGGGAACAAGCTGGCCATGCAGGAGTTCATGATCCTGCCGGTGGGGGCCAGCACCTTCAAGGAAGCCATGCGCATTGGGGCGGAGGTCTACCACAACCTGAAAGCCGTCATCAAGAACAAGTACGGGAAGGATGCCACCAACGTGGGGGACGAAGGCGGCTTCGCCCCCAACATCCTGGAGAACAATGAAG ccctggaGTTGCTGAAGAGCGCCATCGAGAAAGCCGGCTACCCGGACAAGATCGTGATCGGCATGGACGTGGCCGCCTCCGAGTTCTTCCGCAAGGGCAAATACGacctggacttcaagtcccccgACGACCCCAACCGCTACATCTCTGGGGAGAAGCTGGGCGAGCTTTACCAGAGCTTCATCAAGAACTACCCAG TGGTCTCCATCGAGGACCCCTTCGACCAGGACGACTGGGACACCTGGAAGAACTTCCTGACCAAGGTGCAGATCCAGATCGTGGGGGACGACCTGACGGTCACCAACCCCAAGCGCATCCAGAAGGCGGTGGAGCAGAAGGCCTGCAACTGCCTCCTGCTGAAGGTCAACCAGATCGGCTCCGTCACGGAGTCCATCCAGGC CTGCAAGTTGGCCCAGAGCAACGGCTGGGGGGTGATGGTGAGCCACCGCTCCGGGGAGACCGAGGACACCTTCATCGCCGACTTGGTGGTGGGGCTCTGCACTGGGCAG ATCAAGACCGGAGCCCCCTGCCGCTCGGAGCGCCTGGCCAAGTACAACCAGCTGATGAG GATCGAGGAAGAGCTGGCTGATAAAGCAGTGTTTGCTGGCCGCAAATTCCGGCACCCTCTGGCCAAGTGA
- the GP1BA gene encoding platelet glycoprotein Ib alpha chain produces the protein MLQGLLPPLLLAAWVAAAPLPEQCTSEMNNIEDLLQVSCVEKGLTNIPGGLPEDTGILLLASNQLAKVALASFQHLPLLWKLDLSNNSLKVLETGATLPKLEKLLLSHNSLESLPAFLGLPNLKCLALGHNRLSQLPEGAFRGLGQLQDLELQGNQLQSLPVGVFHGLQVLGDLDLSDNRLEALPPQLLDKLEKLAILGLERNRLERVPQNFFPDNEYAYVHLVENPWLCDCRLDYLREWIKDNELFVYTRMNVQEEGMDKEVMENEPEKVLCHGPPQVKGQAVMNFTTVCRKLGDEDPEVEVEGGPAEDSWSPSLTPPPSTPTASRRSSPSPSTAVSPSGAALTTTSGTSALSSMTTHCPTTSSPGPTTALRPLTTTAAFAAFGLSTSAATAGKSRATSNGPMMTPGPSTAHTPTSGVPTTMATSSNPLALSPTASMLTTPLPSSAPPPTTTAAGHPPSTAALVPPTPTPTHVQSSARISAPLSTRGFSAPKASAHCLCPILPVRVLGVAAHQGSKAEWLAGSCCLLRLVLYLACLALVALPTLALLCWLGWLSLGWDRPAVRGAPGSYLARTQQWQEASPKGWQLKLAEAPPRRTSGPRIYRVCKTFQVGPSRHVTWLLVSLPGSAGKWARMQARLSSYSLDRGKDTLGAVRVKYAAASL, from the coding sequence ATGCTGCAGGGTCTGCTGCCGCCCCTCCTCCTGGCTGCCTGGGTGGCAGCCGCGCCTCTCCCCGAGCAGTGCACCTCCGAGATGAACAACATCGAGGACCTGCTGCAGGTGAGCTGTGTGGAAAAGGGGCTGACCAACATCCCCGGCGGGCTGCCGGAGGACACAGGCATCCTGCTCCTCGCCTCCAACCAGCTGGCCAAGGTTGCCCTGGCCTCCTTCCAGCACCTGCCTCTGCTGTGGAAGCTGGACCTCTCCAACAACAGCCTGAAAGTCCTAGAGACCGGCGCCACCCTGCCCAAACTCGAGAAGCTGCTTCTGTCCCATAACAGCCTGGAGAGCCTGCCCGCTTTCCTGGGGCTGCCCAACCTGAAATGCTTGGCATTGGGGCACAACCGGCTCTCCCAGCTGCCTGAGGGGGCCTTCCGTGGCCTGGGGCAGCTGCAGGACCTGGAATTGCAGGGCAACCAGCTGCAGAGCCTGCCTGTCGGAGTCTTCCACGGCCTGCAGGTGTTGGGGGATCTGGACCTGTCGGACAACCGCCTGGAAGCCCTGCCCCCGCAGCTGCTGGACAAGCTGGAGAAGCTGGCGATTCTGGGGTTGGAGAGGAACCGGCTGGAGCGTGTGCCACAGAACTTCTTCCCGGACAACGAGTATGCCTACGTCCACCTGGTGGAGAACCCCTGGCTGTGCGACTGCCGGCTGGACTACCTGCGCGAGTGGATCAAGGATAACGAGCTCTTCGTGTACACTCGCATGAACGTGCAGGAGGAGGGCATGGACAAGGAGGTGATGGAGAACGAGCCCGAGAAAGTCCTCTGCCACGGACCCCCCCAGGTGAAGGGCCAGGCCGTCATGAATTTCACAACCGTCTGCAGGAAACTCGGAGACGAGGACCCGGAGGTGGAAGTCGAGGGAGGCCCTGCGGAGGATAGCTGGAGTCCCTCTCTGACCCCTCCCCCTTCGACGCCCACTGCCTCCAGGCGCTCCTCGCCCAGCCCAAGCACAGCCGTCAGCCCAAGTGGGGCCGCTCTCACAACCACAAGCGGCACTTCAGCGCTTAGTTCTATGACAACACACTGCCCTACCACCAGCAGCCCTggtcccaccactgctctccgtCCCCTCACCACAACCGCAGCCTTTGCCGCTTTCGGCCTTTCCACCAGTGCTGCCACTGCAGGGAAGTCAAGGGCAACTTCTAATGGCCCCATGATGACCCCAGGACCCTCAACCGCCCACACCCCAACCTCTGGTGTCCCTACCACAATGGCAACCTCCTCCAACCCGCTTGCTCTCAGCCCCACTGCCTCAATGCTCACCACCCCGCTTCCCTCGAGTGCCCCTCCACCAACAACCACAGCAGCCGGGCATCCTCCGAGCACTGCAGCCCTggtccctcccacccccacccccacccatgtCCAAAGCTCAGCCAGGATTTCTGCTCCCCTTTCCACCCGCGGGTTTTCTGCCCCCAAGGCCTCTGCCCACTGTCTCTGCCCCATCCTGCCTGTCAGGGTTCTCGGAGTGGCTGCTCATCAGGGGTCCAAGGCagagtggctggctggctcctGCTGCCTACTGCGCCTGGTGCTCTACCTTGCCTGCTTGGCGTTGGTGGCCCTGCCGACCCTGGccctgctctgctggctgggctgGCTCTCTCTCGGTTGGGACCGCCCGGCTGTGCGAGGAGCTCCAGGGTCCTATCTGGCCCGGACCCAGCAGTGGCAGGAAGCCTCCCCCAAAGGATGGCAGCTGAAGTTGGCCGAAGCCCCCCCACGTCGCACCTCCGGGCCTCGGATCTACCGCGTCTGCAAGACGTTCCAGGTGGGCCCTTCCCGCCACGTCACCTGGCTGCTGGTCAGCCTGCCTGGCTCTGCCGGAAAATGGGCCCGGATGCAGGCCAGGCTGTCCTCCTACAGCTTGGACAGAGGGAAGGACACGCTGGGGGCCGTGAGGGTGAAATACGCCGCGGCCTCTTTGTAA
- the CHRNE gene encoding acetylcholine receptor subunit epsilon, which yields MQAVGSLARGFCLGLLLGWVALGKQWATLGCGVGVVQLPGVSSLPPTSPTGSPEGNKELEIFNRLFTGYDKSRWPVQRVDEVLTVSLKLTLTNLISLNAKEETLTTNVWITQEWLDYRLNFSSEEYGQSLRVPSDLVWLPDIVLENNIDGNFEVAYSANVLIYPGGNMYWLPPAIFRSSCPIDVTFFPFDWQNCSLVFRSKTHNARELQLQYGVDDDTGVPVEEIVIDDKAFTENGEWAIKKRPARRVLAPVAGLEAPGFSEIHYILIIQRKPLFYVINIIVPCVLISSLVVLVYFLPAQAGGQKCTVSISVLLAQTVFLFLISQKVPETSLSVPLIGKYLLFVMTVATLIVTNCIVVLNVSLRSPSTHRLSPRLKHLFLKFLPHYLGSNIGPADEDESLGAPCPRRSFSTLVKAEEYILKKARSEVLFEHQGQRHGLQRAPHYDGLDVEMTTMLYKSLSSLAPEIQECVDACNFISKSTKEQNRDGAEIENWMLIGQMIDKLCFWLALLLFTIGTLAIFFMGHLNSAPEDPFPAQ from the exons ATGCAGGCGGTGGGCAGCCTGGCCCGGGGCTTCTGCCTGGGACTCCTGCTTGGCTGGGTGGCGCTTGGTAAGCAGTGGGCAACACTGggttgtggggtgggggtggtgcaGCTCCCTGGGGTctcatccctcccccccacttcccccaCAGGGTCCCCAGAGGGCAACAAGGAACTCGAGATCTTCAACCGCCTTTTTACTGGCTATGACAAGTCCCGGTGGCCGGTCCAGAGGGTGGACGAAGTCCTCACGGTCTCCTTAAAGCTGACCCTCACCAACCTCATCTCACTG aatGCCAAAGAGGAGACGCTGACCACCAACGTCTGGATCACTCAG GAATGGCTGGACTATCGGCTGAACTTCAGCAGCGAGGAGTACGGCCAGAGCCTGCGGGTCCCATCTGACCTGGTGTGGCTGCCGGACATCGTCCTGGAGAACAA caTTGATGGAAACTTTGAGGTGGCCTATTCCGCCAACGTCCTGATCTACCCTGGGGGCAACATGTACTGGCTGCCCCCTGCCATCTTCCGCAGCTCCTGCCCCATCGACGTCACCTTCTTCCCTTTCGACTGGCAGAACTGCTCCCTCGTCTTCCG gtCCAAAACCCACAACGCCCGGGAGTTGCAGCTGCAGTACGGCGTAGACGATGACACCGGGGTGCCGGTGGAGGAGATAGTCATTGACGACAAGGCCTTCACAG AGAACGGGGAGTGGGCCATCAAGAAGCGCCCGGCCCGCCGGGTCCTGGCCCCCGTGGCTGGGCTGGAGGCGCCGGGCTTCTCCGAGATCCACTACATCCTCATCATCCAGCGCAAGCCCCTCTTCTACGTCATCAACATCATCGTGCCCTGCGTGCTGATCTCCTCCCTGGTGGTCCTTGTCTACTTCCTGCCCGCCCAGG CCGGTGGGCAGAAGTGCACGGTCAGCATCTCGGTCCTGCTGGCCCAGACGGTCTTCCTCTTCCTGATCTCTCAGAAGGTGCCCGAAACGTCCCTCAGCGTCCCCCTCATTGGCAA GTACCTGCTCTTTGTGATGACGGTGGCCACCCTGATCGTCACCAACTGCATCGTGGTGCTGAATGTCTCCCTGCGCAGCCCCAGCACCCACCGCCTCTCCCCCAGGCTCAAGCAC CTCTTCCTCAAGTTCCTCCCGCACTACCTGGGCTCCAACATCGGCCCCGCAGACGAGGACGAGTCCCTGGGCGCCCCCTGCCCTCGGCGCTCCTTCTCCACCTTGGTCAAGGCCGAGGAGTACATCCTGAAGAAGGCCCGGAGCGAGGTCCTCTTTGAGCACCAGGGCCAGCGCCACGGGCTGCAGAGGGCGCCCCATTACG aTGGGCTGGACGTGGAGATGACGACCATGCTGTACAAGAGCCTCTCCAGCCTGGCCCCCGAGATCCAGGAGTGTGTGGACGCCTGCAACTTCATCAGCAAGAGCACCAAGGAGCAGAACAGGGACGGGGCG gagaTCGAGAACTGGATGCTGATCGGGCAGATGATTGACAAGCTCTGCTTCTGGCTGGCCCTCCTGCTCTTCACCATCGGCACCCTGGCCATCTTCTTCATGGGGCACCTCAACTCGGCGCCCGAGGACCCCTTCCCGGCCCAGtag
- the PFN1 gene encoding profilin-1 — protein MSGWSCYIDSLMADNTCQDAAIVGYKDAPSVWAAAPGKTFAGITPAEVSVLVGKDRSNLFVNGLTLGGQKCSVIRDSLYLDGENTMDLRTKSTGGAPTYNITAAMTNKTIVLLMGKEGIHGGGINKKCYEMANHLRRSQY, from the exons ATGAGCGGCTGGAGCTGCTACATCGACAGCCTGATGGCCGACAACACCTGCCAGGACGCGGCCATCGTGGGCTACAAGGACGCGCCCTCCGTCTGGGCCGCCGCCCCGGGGAAGACCTTCGCCGGCATCACG CCGGCGGAAGTGAGCGTGCTGGTGGGGAAGGACCGCAGCAACCTCTTCGTGAACGGGCTGACGCTGGGCGGGCAGAAGTGCTCCGTCATCCGGGACAGCCTCTACCTGGACGGGGAGAACACCATGGACCTCCGGACAAAGAGCACCGGCGGGGCCCCCACCTACAACATCACCGCCGCCATGACCAACAAGA caaTCGTGCTCCTCATGGGCAAGGAGGGCATCCATGGCGGCGGCATCAACAAGAAGTGTTACGAGATGGCCAACCACTTGCGGCGGTCGCAGTATTGA